A single region of the Ziziphus jujuba cultivar Dongzao chromosome 10, ASM3175591v1 genome encodes:
- the LOC107411681 gene encoding pentatricopeptide repeat-containing protein At2g22070-like, protein MRCSAVYPNHFTFSAILSACADTMIVFHGEQLHCLIWKHGFDAHVFVCSALVDMYAKSSEMTLAERVFDEMPERNLVSWNSMIVGFLQNELYDQAVEFFREVHRESEVSPDQVSFSSVLSACANMGALEFGRQVHGIGFKQGLVTLTYVKNSLVDMYCKCGWLADAANLFWTIGERDVVSWNVMVIGCICNHKFEDACNYFWVMRREGITPDEVSYCSVLNASASLAALDQGTLIHDQIIKSGFAKSACVSSSLITMYAKCGSLIDAYRMFNETDERNVVCWTAMLAAYQQHGCANQVIELFEKMLEEGMKPNYVTYVSALSACSHTGWIEKGFKYFDSMTKVHGINPGREHYACMVDLLGRAGRLDEARRFIETIPVKPNASIWGALLGACMKYDNIKMGREVAETLFELEPNNPGNYLLLSNMYTRKGRLEEADEVRRLMGVNGVRKEPGCSWIDVKNRTFVFTVHDRSNSRNDKIYEMLRKLRELMKKKGYVAETQFANNSMVKSKEQDLWYHSEKLALAFGLLTLPAKAPIRIKKNLRTCGDCHTFMKFASEIFLREIIVRDVNRFHRFTNGFCSCGDYW, encoded by the coding sequence ATGAGGTGTTCAGCTGTCTACCCCAACCACTTCACCTTCTCTGCAATTTTGTCTGCTTGTGCGGACACCATGATTGTCTTTCATGGTGAACAGCTGCATTGCTTGATTTGGAAACATGGGTTTGACGCCCATGTATTTGTTTGCAGTGCTTTGGTTGACATGTATGCCAAGAGTTCCGAAATGACCCTGGCTGAGAGGGTGTTTGACGAAATGCCTGAGAGGAATCTTGTTTCTTGGAATTCTATGATTGTGGGATTCTTACAGAATGAGTTATATGATCAGGCTGTTGAATTTTTCAGAGAAGTTCATAGGGAGAGTGAGGTGAGTCCTGATCAAGTAAGCTTCTCGAGCGTACTGAGTGCTTGTGCCAATATGGGTGCCCTGGAATTTGGCAGACAAGTCCATGGGATTGGTTTTAAACAGGGTTTGGTAACCTTAACTTATGTGAAGAACTCGCTGGTGGACATGTACTGTAAATGTGGGTGGCTTGCTGATGCTGCTAATTTGTTTTGGACCATTGGAGAAAGAGATGTTGTTTCGTGGAATGTTATGGTAATTGGATGCATTTGTAATCACAAGTTTGAGGATGCTTGTAATTATTTTTGGGTCATGAGAAGGGAAGGTATAACACCTGATGAGGTTTCTTACTGTTCAGTCCTTAATGCTTCTGCTAGCCTTGCAGCTCTTGATCAAGGCACTTTAATACatgatcaaataataaaatctgGCTTTGCGAAAAGTGCTTGTGTTTCAAGCTCATTAATTACAATGTATGCAAAATGTGGGAGCTTGATTGATGCTTATCGCATGTTCAATGAAACTGACGAACGTAATGTGGTTTGTTGGACTGCTATGCTTGCAGCTTACCAACAACATGGTTGTGCAAATCAAGTGATCGAGCTGTTTGAGAAAATGCTTGAAGAGGGGATGAAACCTAATTATGTCACTTATGTTTCTGCTCTGTCAGCTTGTAGCCATACCGGGTGGATAGAAAAAGGTTTTAAATACTTTGATTCTATGACCAAAGTACATGGTATCAACCCTGGGCGTGAACATTATGCATGCATGGTTGACTTACTTGGGCGTGCAGGTCGGTTGGATGAAGCTCGGAGGTTTATAGAAACAATACCTGTCAAGCCGAATGCTTCAATTTGGGGAGCTCTGCTTGGGGCTTGTATGAAGTATGACAATATCAAAATGGGAAGGGAAGTGGCAGAGACGCTTTTCGAGTTGGAACCAAATAATCCTGGAAATTATTTGCTGCTTTCTAATATGTATACACGTAAAGGAAGGTTGGAGGAAGCTGATGAGGTGAGAAGATTAATGGGGGTCAATGGGGTAAGGAAGGAGCCTGGATGTAGCTGGATTGATGTTAAGAATAGAACCTTCGTGTTTACAGTTCATGACAGGTCAAATTCTAGGAATGATAAGATTTATGAGATGTTGAGAAAATTGAGAGAGTTGATGAAGAAGAAAGGCTATGTGGCTGAGACCCAATTTGCAAATAATAGCATGGTAAAATCTAAAGAGCAGGACTTGTGGTACCACAGCGAGAAACTAGCCCTTGCATTTGGGCTACTGACACTCCCAGCTAAAGCTCCAATTAGGATAAAGAAGAATCTGAGGACAT